TGCCACAGATACTGAGCTTGATGCACTAAAGATGGACGATAGCGTGCTTGAAGCGCAGTTTTTAAGCGACTATGACTTTTTAAGCGACATCGGTGTAAATATCCTAGGACATATCTTTGAAAGCTCACTAAACGACCTTGAAGAGCTAAATGCGCAAATAAATGGCAATGAATTTGATGCCAAACAGAGCAAACGTAAAAAAGATGGCATATTTTATACGCCAGAGTTTATAACAGAATTTATAGTTGAAAATTCGCTTGGTGCGCTTTGTAAAGCTAAAAAAGATGAGTTAGGGCTTGATCTAAATGAGTTACTAGCACCAAAAAATCCCAAAAAATTAACCAAAGCAGAAAGCGAGATCAAAGATAAAATTTATACTTACCGCGAGTGGCTCTTATCCCTTAAGATACTTGATCCAGCTTGCGGCTCTGGTGCATTTTTAAACCAAGCTTTAGAATTTCTAATTGCCGAGCATGGCGCATTAGACACTTACCGCAAAGTATATGAGGGCGAGGGCTTAGGACTTTACGATATAGAAAGCACTATTTTAGAAAATAACCTTTACGGCGTAGATATAAATGCCGATGCGGTCGAGATCGCTAGACTATCTCTTTGGCTCCGCACAGCTGCCAAGGGACGAGTTTTAACAGATCTTAGTAAAAATTTGATAGCAGCAAACTCGCTTTTAGAATTTCCTTTTAACTTTAAATTTGATGTCGTTATCGGCAATCCTCCCTATGTTAGACAAGAGGCGATAAAAGAGCAAAAGCCAGCCCTACAAAAATATAAAGTTTATAGTGGCACGGCTGATTTGTTCGTCTATTTTTATGAGCTTGGCATTACGCATCTAAAAGAAAATGGGCTTTTAGGTTTTATATGTTCAAATAAATTTTTCCGCGCCAGCTATGGTGAAAATTTACGTAAATTTATACTAGAAAATACACAAATAACACATATTATCGATTTTGCTGGGGTTAAAGTTTTTGAAGATGCGAGCGTAGATAGTGCGGTTACTATTTTTAAAAAAATAAGAGCTGGTGAAAATTCAAAATTTAATTTCCTAGCTTCAAGCACCATAAATTTAAAAACGCAAAAATTTATCCAAATACCACAATCCACGCTAAACGAAACAAATTTCACTTTCCTTGATAAGAGCAAATTTGAGCTAAAAAATAAAATCGAAAAAGTCGCAAAGCCATTGAAAGATTGGGATGTGAATATTTATCGTGGAATTTTAACTGGATTAAACGAAGCTTTCATTATTGATAGCGACACTCGTGATAAAATTTTAAATAACTGCGTTGGAGAAGAAAGAGAACAGATACAAAAGCTCATTAGACCGATCTTACGAGGTCGAGATATAAAGCGTTATGACTATGAGTGGGCTGGGCTGTGGCTCATTTGCACATTTCCGGCGTTAAAGATAGACATTGAAAATTTTCCAAATCTTAAGAGATATTTACAAAATTTCTTGCCTTATATAGCACAAAGTGGCGAAACTATAAATGGTAAAAAATGCCGTAAAAAAACATCAAATAAATGGTTTGAGACGCAAGATAGCATCGCTTATTATGAGGAATTTGAAAAAGAGAAAATTTTATGCGCCAGAATGGTGCAAAGCCCAAAATTTGCTTACGATATAAATAATAATATTCCAGACAATACTGCATATTGCATAACTGGCGAAAATTTAAAATTTTTATTAGCCTTTTTAAATTCAACAGCTGTTTATAAAATTTTCAACTTTTTCTATGCTGGAGGCGGACTTGAAGGCGAAATAAAAATAAATCGCTTAGAAATTTTACCTATCCCACAAATCACGCCACAAAATGAAAATTTAGCAAACGAGATAATAAATTTGGTCGATGAAATTTTAAAAGCCAATGAAAAAATCAAGCTTTACGAGAAGCACATGCCTACTTTAACTCTTGATGAAAAGCTAGAAGCCAAAGAAAATATCGACACGCTAAACGACAAAATCAAGGCAAGTGACGAAAAAATGGACAAACTTGTTTTTGAGCTTTATGAACTAACGAGCGACGAGATCGCACTTATAACGGGGGGGGGTTCTGAAGGTATAGCAAAAATTTACATATACATCTTACAAAGGGGAGAAAATGAACCAATTAGAGCTTTATTACAATCAGCCGCTTAAATCAAGTAAATTTATCCCCAGAAAATACGAAATCATCTCGCCAAAGACGCTTATCGTTGGCGCCATTGCAAGTGGCAAAACGGCCCTTGTTTATGAGTTCTTGAGCCATTATAAAAGTGAGGAGAGGCTTTATGTAAATTTAGACGATCTAAGGATAGACAGAGCTTTACTTTTAGCAAATCTAAAAGATTTTTTAGAAAAAAATGCCCAGATAAAGGTGCTCGCAGTTGAAAATTTACAAGCTACTGACCTTGCAAATTTAGGCTTTTTAAAGGGCGCAACACTTGAAAATATCATCCTTACAAGCAAGGAATTTTCACTCACGATTGATGGCTTTGCTCGCATAAATTTAAACTATCTCGACTACGAGGAATTTATACTATTTTTTAAGAAAAATTTGGACCAAGACCTGCTGTTTAGCTATTTTTTGGCTCACGGCAACGAGATAGCAAGTGCCTTTTTAGACTCCAGCGAGGTCACAGCTCACTTGCAGCAGCTCTTAAGAGCAAATTTAAGCGAGCAAAGCATTGCGATTTTAAAAGAATGTGCTCCAAAATGCCACGATGTGCTTAGTACTTTTGGTATCTACAAAAACCTAAAAGAGCAGATGAAAATTTCAAAAGATAGTGTCTATAACACAGTAGCCAGTCTTAATGAAAATGGTTTTATAGAATTAGTACCAAATTTAGATGAGAGCAGTACGAGCAAAAAACTCTACTTTACAAATTTTGCACTTCGTAACGCTTTATACCTAAAAAAGGATTTTTTGGCAGTCTTTACAAATGTTGTTTTTTGCGAATTGCTTAAATTTAAAGATGAAATTTACTACACAAAAGAGATTGATTTCTTCCTTAATAAAAGGAAGATCGCGATTATCTGTGTGCCATTTTCTGCGCCAGAGATCATCTTTTTGAAATTTAAAAAACTCCACGCAAGCTTAAAAGAGCTGGGTATAAGTAAGCTTCAGATAATCAGCGTCGCAAACCAAGCCGAGCTTAGCTTTGAGGGCATAAAATGCGAAATTTTGCCCTTTTCTAGGTGGAGTCTAGGTTTATAAATTTAAACCTTTATTTGATTATTGTTTTAAAAGCTTAAAGTAAAGAAGTTATAATCAAAAAAAACTATAAAGGACGGACATGAGAGCATTTTTTGGGATTTTTATACTTATAGTAAGCCTATTTGGCTATGAGATAAATCACGAAAACTGGGCAAAATTTTATAAATTTATTGGTGAGGCAAATGGCATAAAATTTGAAGTTTATATGAACTATTTTAAAGATGAATTTGAAAATTTTAAGCAAAGTAAGAGCTTTAAAGTGCCGGCCAAGATAAGCGGGCATATCTTTTTTGATGGTACAAAATACGACTATGAAAAAGGTAATCTTGAGCAAAATAGCAGTGAAATTTCGTCGCTAAATGCTGTATCTGATAAGATAAATTTAGACGTTAAAAATGAAAATGGCGAGCTAAAGGGCAAAATAATCGTTAAAAACAAAGCCTATAATGCGACTATCAAAAAAGAAAAAGAGTATGAAATGCTAAATATTGGCATCCAAATGACCGAAGCAAATGGCACGAGATACGAAGCTATAATTAACGATATATTTGCCAAAGAATCGGCTAAAAAAAATAAAAATAAATTACTCTCGACACTTTATGACCTAAAAAGCGAGCGTAAAAAATGGCCAAATAACCAATTTGAGAGCCTAGATAACATCTACTATATAAATGACAAAATAAAAAGCATCTGCACCTATAAAAATAATAAAACTAGCTGCGATGTTGTCTTGCTTAAAACCAACAAAAAGCTAAAGCTAAAGCAAATTTTTAAAGATATAAACGACCCTCATCTAAAGGCAATCCTCGCAACAGCAGGCGTTAGCGAAAATTTTGTACTTTCGCCACTTGGGCTTACCTTTTTAAATGAGGAGCAAATTAGCGTGCCACTTGATGAGCTAAGACCTTACTTTAGCGATGAAATCGGACTTTAATGGCAAAAATTTGTGGCATAGATGAGGCTGGACGTGGGGCTTTAGCTGGGCCTTTAAGCGTAGCAGCCTGCGTGCTAAATAAAGAAATTTCAGGCCTAAACGACTCCAAAAAACTAACTGCAAAAAAGCGTGAGGAGCTTTTTAAAGAGATCATAAAAAGCTCAAATTTTCTCATCATCTACTTCTCAAATACACAAATAGACGAACTTGGGCTAAGTGAGTGCTTAAGGCGAGCGCTCAAAATTTTTAAGGCGCATTTTGAGGGTTTTGAGATCATTTATGATGGAAATTTAGACTATGGTGTTGGTATCACAACGATAATAAAAGCTGACAGCAAAGTCGCTGGGGTAAGCGCTGCTAGCATATTAGCTAAGGTTAGCCGTGATAGTTTGATGAAAGACTGGGATAAAATTTACTCAAAGTATGGCTTTGCTAGGCACAAAGGATACGGCACAAAAGCGCATTTAGACGCTATTGCTAAGTTTGGCTATTCAAGCCTTCATAGAAAAAGCTTTATAGTAAAGTCTTTTGAAAAATCTCTATTTGACTAAGATTAATTATCTAAGCATCAAATAGATGCTTAGATAACGCTTTTTTTAATGGCAGCCACAACCGCAACTACCGCTACTTTTAATAGCATCAAATACAGCATCGTAGTTTGGCTCTTCTGTCACTTCAGGGACGATTTGTTTGTGAATTATTACGCCATCATTGATAACAAATACCGCTCTTGCAAGTAGTCCTTTTAGTGGGCCATCGCTCATTAAAACGCCATAGTTTTTAGCAAATTCTCCGTATCTAAAGTCACTTCCAACATGTAAATTTTCTATGCCTTCAGTCGTGCAAAATCTCCCCATCGCAAATGGCAAATCATTTGAGATGATGCTAAGTTTTACACCATGTTTGCCAGCTACTTTTTCGTTAAATTTACGAGCCTCTGCTGCGCAAACGCCAGTATCAAGTGATGGTAAGCAAACAAGTACTTCTACGCCATTATTTCCGCCTACGCTAAACTCGCTAAGATCTTGCGCTACGACTTTTGCTTCAGGTGCATAAGAGCCTACGAAGACCTCGTTTCCACTTAAATTTACCTCACTACCTTTAAATTTTGTAGTTGCCATATCTATCTCCTTTATTATTTTTTTGCTTTTTTAAATGCTTGATCAAGATCTGCTATTAGATCATCAGCGTTTTCGATACCGATTGCTAGGCGAAGCAAGTTTTGCTTTATACCAATCTTATCTAGCACCTCTTTTGGATACGCCTCATGCGTCATCGTCGCAGGCCTGCAGATAAGGCTTTCTACGCCACCAAGACTTACCGCTAGATCAAAAATTTCTAGCGATTTTACAAATTTATTTACATCATATTTTTCATCGAGCTCAAATGAGATGAGAGCACCGATGTCGCTTGCTTGAGCTGCTTGCATATTTGCCTCTTGCTCACTATATGAGCCGGCAAAATGCACCACGCTAACTGCGTCATTATTCTGCAAAAATTTGATTATTTTATGAGTATTTTGCGTTTGTCTATCAAACCTAACGCTAAGCGTTTTAAGCCCACGTATTAGGTAGTATGCGTCCATCGGGCTTATGATGCCACCAAGCGTGTTTTTAGCAAATTTTATCTTCTCAGCCAAAGCATCGTCATTTAGCGTGACGATACCAGCGATCACATCAGCGTGTCCGCCGATATATTTTGTAGCGCTATAAACCACGATATCAGCTCCATGGTCAAGCACTCTTTGATAATAAGGCGTTAAAAATGTGTTATCCACGATGACTAGAGCGCTTTTTTTGTGAGCGATCTTTGAAATTCTAGCAATATCTGTCACTCTTAAGAGAGGATTTGACGGAGTTTCGATGAAGATAGCCGCCACGTCGTCACTAATGTCATCTTCGCTCAAAAAATTTAGATCATCTATAAATTCGCTCTTTATACCGTGGCTTTCAAAAACGGTTGTAACATATCTATAAGTGCCGCCATAGACGTTGCTATTTAGTAGGACTTTTTGCCCAGTTTTTATAAGGCTAAGTGCCGCCGCTGTTGCTGCCATGCCTGAACCAAAGCTAAATGCATATTTGCTGCCTTCAACCTTTGCAAAAATTTCATCAAATGCCTTTTTGGTTGGGTTGCTACCACGCGAATATGCAAATTCTTGAAAATTTTCAAGATCATCTTGCACAAACGTGCTTGCTAAAAAAACAGGCGGAATGACAGCTTTATTTGGATTATTTTTAGCTTCGATGCCTTTTACGATCAAGGTGTCAAGTTTCATAAATTTCCTTTTAAAAATTTGTGAAATCTTACATAATAAAGATTAACCTTCCCCAAACCCACCCAAAACGTAGCTAAATCAGTAAGTGGTAGTAACATTTATTTTTAAGAATACATTTTTTAAATTGCTGGGATAAATTTAAGCTTTTGCTCTCTCCCCGCAAGCCTAATAAATTTTTCTTTTTACTCGCCTTTAGCTACATTTTCACCATAAATTTTATTCCATAAGATCAACTTGCCAGTTTGCCTCTTGCAGCTTCATATCTAGCTCTCTGATCTCTTTTGAAAGCGCATCCACTTGCTTTTGAAGTGTCGCCACATCGACCGTGCTTAAAATTTTGATCTCGCTATTTGAGTAAAGATCGACCTTTTGACTAGCACTTGTTGCAAACTCCCTAAGCACGTTTGCTTTTAGCGCTAAAGCGTCCTTTTTAGCGATCATCTCAGTTAGGCTAATGCCATCAAATTTAGCGCTTGAGTTTGTTAAATTTATAGAGCAAATGAGCCTAAAAAGCTCGCTTGTTAGCTTGTCAAGCTCTTTTAAAAGAAGCTTTGGATCCTCGCTTGGACTTTCATTTTCCTGCGTTTTTGCATTGCTAAGTAGCCTAACTTTTAGCTGTTCGATGCGCTTTTGCGTGTCAGATCTTAGGATGAGAGCCTGAGCTAGTTTCATCATTTTTCCTTTTTGGGTATTAAATTTTTAAATCATCTTAGTATCTTTTGGGTTATAATTGATTTAAAATTTTATTTAAGGAAAAGCTATGAAGTACGATTTTGACACATTAGTAAGCAGAGAAGGTACCAACTCATCAAAATGGCGTATGAAAAATGACGTTTTGCCGATGTGGGTTGCAGATATGGACTTTAAGGCTGCACCTGAGATATTAAGCGTCTTGCAAAAGCGCCTTGATAACGGCGTCTTTGGCTACTCGTTCATCCCAAAAGAGTGGAACGAGGCGATAAAGAGCTGGTGGCAAAGACGTCACAACGTGAGCTTAGAGAACGAGTGGATGTGCTTTTGCACTGGCGTTATACCGGCCATCTCGACTGCTATTAGGAGATTTAGCAGTCCAGGAGATCAAATTTTAGTGCAAGCACCCGTCTATCACGTCTTTTTTAACTGCATCAAAAACAACGGCCGTGAAATTTTATCAAACGACCTTGTTTATAAAAATGGCTCTTATGAGATTGACTTTGAGGACCTCGAAGCAAAGCTAGCCCAGCCACTAACTACTATGATGCTTCTTTGCAATCCTCACAATCCAATAGGTAAAATTTGGGACAAAGAGACGCTAAAAAAGATAGGCGAGCTTTGCTACAAGCACGATGTTTTAGTTATCAGTGATGAAATTCACTGCGACATAACTGATCCTGGGCTAAACTACGTGCCATTTATCAGCGTGAGCGAGGAGTGCAAAAACAACTCCATCACGTGTATCTCGCCTACAAAGGCCTTTAACATCGCCGGACTTCAAAGCTCCGCAGTCGTCGTGCCAAACGAAATTTTAAGAGCAAAAATGGCCGCAGCGATAAACTACGACGAGGTCGGCGAGGCCAACGCCTTTGCGATAATCGCTGCTATCGCGGCGTTTGAACGTGGCGAAGAGTGGCTTGATGAGCTTAGAGAGTATCTTTTTGAAAACAAAAAGGTCGTCGCAAACTTCATAAAAGAGCATAATTTGCCAGTCAAACTCTTGCCATCAAATGCAACCTATCTTTTGTGGCTTGACTGCAGTGCGTTTTGTGAGGATTCGAGCGAATTTATGAATTTCTTGCGCGATAAGGCTAGACTTTGGTTAAATGACGGCAACGCTTACAGAGGAGATAGATTTTTCCTTCGTATGAATATCGCAACACAAAAAAGCCGCGTCATCGAAGGTTTAAATCGCCTGAAAAACGGGATAAATTTATATTTGAAAAGATGACTTGAAGCTAGAAAGCACTCACTTGCGAGACAGTGTCGTTTTACCACGTCAAAAATAGGAACGAGGCTCGCACAGCGATCAATCAAAATTTGGGATTTAAAGCGCATTTGGCTTTAAATCCACTAGAAAATCATTTGTCCTCATATACCAAAGACATCTGACCGTGACAGAAATTTAGTATCCCTTTACCTTTTTTGAAATGTATCTCGACGCCCTTGTCGCTCACCATCCTTATGCCACTAGCCGCAGGAGCGTGCTTCATGTCAAATTTATAGCCTATAGAGTCAGTAAAAACCGGCTGTCTCAAAAAGATCGCTCGATACGAGCGTGGCTTTATAGTCTTTGTAGTCTCCTGTCCCGTGAAATTCGATCGTTTTTGTCTCTTTAGCCATAGATGGCGCCTGATTAGCGGTGTTTGAAGTCGCGCAACCGCTTAAAAACACGAGTGCGATCAAAGATAAAGCTAGAATTTTTTTCATGTTTATCCTTTTAAAAATTATGACAGACTTTACTTTTTAAAGGTAAATTTTAAATAAAATTTCACACGCTAGCGCGTAAATTTAAACTCCTTGAGCTCTAAAAAGCCCATCATTGCGTTCATCACGCCAAATCTTTTGCTCTCAAGCAGCCTTTGCACGCTTATGTCTTCTTGTCTCAAAAAACCATCCTCAAGCAGCCTGGCCCTCGTAGTGCCCCTTAGAAGCGGGCTTTTAGGCGTTACCCAGCCGTCATCAAAGATCGCTAAATTTGCGATGCTAGTATCGGTCACAAGCCCGTTTTTTATCATCACTATCTCGCTGAATGCGCCCTTTGCAGCGTCTATATCGCTTCTATCTAAAAATTTCTTCTCATAGCTAAACTCCACATCCACGAGCCTAAATTTATAAAATCGCCTCATCTCATAGGCAAAATACTCTACGCTTTTTAAATTCCCGCCTCTATCATATATGACCTTGGCTCTGACCAGCCCAGAAAATGGCGAATCAAGGCAGTTTTCAAGGTCGAATTTAAGCGCTTCATCAGCCGAGGCCGTCGCTCTTTTTATGTGAAATTTCAAATTTTGCGGCTTGAAGTCTAAAATTTTTATCGTTTCAAAAAGTAAATCCGACTTTTTGCAGTAGCTCATCGTATTCCTTTCTAGCGTCGCTACGCGCAGTTATGCCTCCGCCACTAAAAAATTTAAGCATTTGGTCGAGCTTTTTTACAAACCTTATCATCACAAAGCTTTGTAAAATTTCTCCGTCGAAATAGACGAACACACCCGTATAAAAGCCGCGTGGCTCGCGTTCGCACTCGTTTATGATCCTGCAGGTCTCATGCTTTGGCGTGCCACTTATCGATCCGGCGGGTAAAATTTTATCAAAAATATCGCCAAAGCCTAAATTTTCATCTAGTTTGCCGCTGATGTGAGAGCTAGTCTGTAGTAGCCCTGCAGCTCGCTCGATAAAGCGAAATTTATGTACCCTAACCTTGCTAGCCACCATAGATAGGTCGTTTCGCATCAGATCCACGACCATCGCTTGTTCGCTGAATTCCTTTTCATCGTTTAGCAAAATTTCACTGGCATTTGGGAGACTAGCGTCTATCGTGCCCTTCATCGGAAAGGTATGGATGTAGCCGTTTTCGATGCGCACGAAGGGCTCTGGCGAGAAACAGACGAAGTCACCCTCTTTTAATACCACCACCTTAGCGTTTGAGTGCTCAAATATCTCCTGCAAGCCAAGATCCGTTTTTATAACGGTCGAGAAGCAGAGGTTCAAAAGATAGCTATCGCCGTTTTTTTGGTGCTCCTGCACGATATCAAAGCGCCTTTTGTATTCATCAAAGCTGATCGGGAATTTTTGCAGGTCATATTTTAAAGGGACGCTGTTTTTGGCATCGAGCCTAAATTTTAGACCGAATTTTGCAGCCTCATCAGGACTGCAAACGATATCAAGGTCTGGCGTATCGTAGCTTAGCAAAGCGATGAATGGCTTTGTCTTGAATGAATTTAGTTTATTTTTCGTGGTTTCTAGCAAAATTTGACCTAAATTTAAGAGGCTTTGTCGTGGTTGCGTCGTTTAAACAAAGCCGTTTGAAAAATAGTAGTGAAATTTCGCTTAAATTTTGATCTTAACGATGTTTAAGCAAGATATCTCACGTGTATGGAGCAAAATTTTAAGACCCGCCAAGCTCATTTGGCGGGCAAATTTTAGATGAATTTAGCTCTTAATGACAGCCACAGCCAGATGTGCAACTGCATTTGCCGTGAAGCTCGTCGATATAAAATTTGACAGAATTTAAGCCCTCTTTAAGCGCCCACTCGTAAGCTTTGCTTACAAATTCCCAGTTTATGTTTTCAAAGAAAGTCTCTAGGTATTTTGGGCGAGCGTTGAAGTTATCGATGTAATAAGCGTGCTCCCAAACATCAACAACTAGAAGTGGCACTTTGCCATCGCTTACTGGAGTTTTTGCGTTGCTAGTTTGCACGATCTCTAGCTTTTTGCTGCTTGGATCAAATACAAGCCACGCCCAGCCTGAGCCAAAAAGCGTTGTAGCTGCTTTTAAAAACTCCTCTTTGAAATTTGCGAAATTTGCCTCGATCGCAGCTTTTAGCTCGCTTGACATCTCGCTTTTTTTAGCGATGCAGTCCCAGTAAAAGTCGTGGTTATAAACTTGAGCGACGTTGTTGTATAGGCCGCCTTCGCTATTTTTTAGGATTTCGTAAAATGATGCGTTAGCAAATTTTGTATCTTTTATGAGATTGTTTAAATTTGCAACATAGGTCGCGTGGTGCTTGCCATAGTGGTATTCACAGGTTTTAGCACTTACTACTGCATTGGCATTTGCGTCAAACGGAAGTTTTCTTAATTCAAACATAATAATTCCTTAATAATAAAATTTGTTATCTCGCATTATAGCCACAAAAGATTAACAAACAAAATCTTTTAAAATTTAAGCCAAAAATAGGGCTTTTTATAAAAGCTAAATTTTGCATTTATAAAAGATGA
The nucleotide sequence above comes from Campylobacter concisus. Encoded proteins:
- a CDS encoding Eco57I restriction-modification methylase domain-containing protein; translated protein: MPIFNSKFLLTQEQDEEKLKKRYANLQMYQAKASDIKSFKEEKFQTQFLKYIFEDCLGYTLDTTNPTNFNLEREKKNETDGKKADGAILINGEVRCVIELKDQTTQHLDKTPSNRELSPVDQAFRYFISHENAKYVVVSNFNELRFYIGNKTTFEKFDLFTASFEEFKKLHLLLSFESISTDLPLKLKEKFTTHEREISNKFYKDFSAFRLTLFKNICKNNTSIDKNRLLSLTQKLCDRFVFILFAEDRGLLRLRTIAEIKDKFQNQVTELSFYDFYKIYFKAIDEGSERLDIKRYNGGLFATDTELDALKMDDSVLEAQFLSDYDFLSDIGVNILGHIFESSLNDLEELNAQINGNEFDAKQSKRKKDGIFYTPEFITEFIVENSLGALCKAKKDELGLDLNELLAPKNPKKLTKAESEIKDKIYTYREWLLSLKILDPACGSGAFLNQALEFLIAEHGALDTYRKVYEGEGLGLYDIESTILENNLYGVDINADAVEIARLSLWLRTAAKGRVLTDLSKNLIAANSLLEFPFNFKFDVVIGNPPYVRQEAIKEQKPALQKYKVYSGTADLFVYFYELGITHLKENGLLGFICSNKFFRASYGENLRKFILENTQITHIIDFAGVKVFEDASVDSAVTIFKKIRAGENSKFNFLASSTINLKTQKFIQIPQSTLNETNFTFLDKSKFELKNKIEKVAKPLKDWDVNIYRGILTGLNEAFIIDSDTRDKILNNCVGEEREQIQKLIRPILRGRDIKRYDYEWAGLWLICTFPALKIDIENFPNLKRYLQNFLPYIAQSGETINGKKCRKKTSNKWFETQDSIAYYEEFEKEKILCARMVQSPKFAYDINNNIPDNTAYCITGENLKFLLAFLNSTAVYKIFNFFYAGGGLEGEIKINRLEILPIPQITPQNENLANEIINLVDEILKANEKIKLYEKHMPTLTLDEKLEAKENIDTLNDKIKASDEKMDKLVFELYELTSDEIALITGGGSEGIAKIYIYILQRGENEPIRALLQSAA
- a CDS encoding ATP-binding protein, translated to MNQLELYYNQPLKSSKFIPRKYEIISPKTLIVGAIASGKTALVYEFLSHYKSEERLYVNLDDLRIDRALLLANLKDFLEKNAQIKVLAVENLQATDLANLGFLKGATLENIILTSKEFSLTIDGFARINLNYLDYEEFILFFKKNLDQDLLFSYFLAHGNEIASAFLDSSEVTAHLQQLLRANLSEQSIAILKECAPKCHDVLSTFGIYKNLKEQMKISKDSVYNTVASLNENGFIELVPNLDESSTSKKLYFTNFALRNALYLKKDFLAVFTNVVFCELLKFKDEIYYTKEIDFFLNKRKIAIICVPFSAPEIIFLKFKKLHASLKELGISKLQIISVANQAELSFEGIKCEILPFSRWSLGL
- a CDS encoding S-adenosylmethionine tRNA ribosyltransferase, coding for MRAFFGIFILIVSLFGYEINHENWAKFYKFIGEANGIKFEVYMNYFKDEFENFKQSKSFKVPAKISGHIFFDGTKYDYEKGNLEQNSSEISSLNAVSDKINLDVKNENGELKGKIIVKNKAYNATIKKEKEYEMLNIGIQMTEANGTRYEAIINDIFAKESAKKNKNKLLSTLYDLKSERKKWPNNQFESLDNIYYINDKIKSICTYKNNKTSCDVVLLKTNKKLKLKQIFKDINDPHLKAILATAGVSENFVLSPLGLTFLNEEQISVPLDELRPYFSDEIGL
- a CDS encoding ribonuclease HII; this encodes MAKICGIDEAGRGALAGPLSVAACVLNKEISGLNDSKKLTAKKREELFKEIIKSSNFLIIYFSNTQIDELGLSECLRRALKIFKAHFEGFEIIYDGNLDYGVGITTIIKADSKVAGVSAASILAKVSRDSLMKDWDKIYSKYGFARHKGYGTKAHLDAIAKFGYSSLHRKSFIVKSFEKSLFD
- the tpx gene encoding thiol peroxidase, coding for MATTKFKGSEVNLSGNEVFVGSYAPEAKVVAQDLSEFSVGGNNGVEVLVCLPSLDTGVCAAEARKFNEKVAGKHGVKLSIISNDLPFAMGRFCTTEGIENLHVGSDFRYGEFAKNYGVLMSDGPLKGLLARAVFVINDGVIIHKQIVPEVTEEPNYDAVFDAIKSSGSCGCGCH
- a CDS encoding trans-sulfuration enzyme family protein, with protein sequence MKLDTLIVKGIEAKNNPNKAVIPPVFLASTFVQDDLENFQEFAYSRGSNPTKKAFDEIFAKVEGSKYAFSFGSGMAATAAALSLIKTGQKVLLNSNVYGGTYRYVTTVFESHGIKSEFIDDLNFLSEDDISDDVAAIFIETPSNPLLRVTDIARISKIAHKKSALVIVDNTFLTPYYQRVLDHGADIVVYSATKYIGGHADVIAGIVTLNDDALAEKIKFAKNTLGGIISPMDAYYLIRGLKTLSVRFDRQTQNTHKIIKFLQNNDAVSVVHFAGSYSEQEANMQAAQASDIGALISFELDEKYDVNKFVKSLEIFDLAVSLGGVESLICRPATMTHEAYPKEVLDKIGIKQNLLRLAIGIENADDLIADLDQAFKKAKK
- a CDS encoding DIP1984 family protein yields the protein MKLAQALILRSDTQKRIEQLKVRLLSNAKTQENESPSEDPKLLLKELDKLTSELFRLICSINLTNSSAKFDGISLTEMIAKKDALALKANVLREFATSASQKVDLYSNSEIKILSTVDVATLQKQVDALSKEIRELDMKLQEANWQVDLME
- a CDS encoding MalY/PatB family protein encodes the protein MKYDFDTLVSREGTNSSKWRMKNDVLPMWVADMDFKAAPEILSVLQKRLDNGVFGYSFIPKEWNEAIKSWWQRRHNVSLENEWMCFCTGVIPAISTAIRRFSSPGDQILVQAPVYHVFFNCIKNNGREILSNDLVYKNGSYEIDFEDLEAKLAQPLTTMMLLCNPHNPIGKIWDKETLKKIGELCYKHDVLVISDEIHCDITDPGLNYVPFISVSEECKNNSITCISPTKAFNIAGLQSSAVVVPNEILRAKMAAAINYDEVGEANAFAIIAAIAAFERGEEWLDELREYLFENKKVVANFIKEHNLPVKLLPSNATYLLWLDCSAFCEDSSEFMNFLRDKARLWLNDGNAYRGDRFFLRMNIATQKSRVIEGLNRLKNGINLYLKR
- a CDS encoding aminotransferase class IV, producing MSYCKKSDLLFETIKILDFKPQNLKFHIKRATASADEALKFDLENCLDSPFSGLVRAKVIYDRGGNLKSVEYFAYEMRRFYKFRLVDVEFSYEKKFLDRSDIDAAKGAFSEIVMIKNGLVTDTSIANLAIFDDGWVTPKSPLLRGTTRARLLEDGFLRQEDISVQRLLESKRFGVMNAMMGFLELKEFKFTR
- a CDS encoding aminodeoxychorismate synthase component I — encoded protein: MLETTKNKLNSFKTKPFIALLSYDTPDLDIVCSPDEAAKFGLKFRLDAKNSVPLKYDLQKFPISFDEYKRRFDIVQEHQKNGDSYLLNLCFSTVIKTDLGLQEIFEHSNAKVVVLKEGDFVCFSPEPFVRIENGYIHTFPMKGTIDASLPNASEILLNDEKEFSEQAMVVDLMRNDLSMVASKVRVHKFRFIERAAGLLQTSSHISGKLDENLGFGDIFDKILPAGSISGTPKHETCRIINECEREPRGFYTGVFVYFDGEILQSFVMIRFVKKLDQMLKFFSGGGITARSDARKEYDELLQKVGFTF
- the sodB gene encoding superoxide dismutase [Fe]; translation: MFELRKLPFDANANAVVSAKTCEYHYGKHHATYVANLNNLIKDTKFANASFYEILKNSEGGLYNNVAQVYNHDFYWDCIAKKSEMSSELKAAIEANFANFKEEFLKAATTLFGSGWAWLVFDPSSKKLEIVQTSNAKTPVSDGKVPLLVVDVWEHAYYIDNFNARPKYLETFFENINWEFVSKAYEWALKEGLNSVKFYIDELHGKCSCTSGCGCH